Proteins encoded together in one Marinithermus hydrothermalis DSM 14884 window:
- a CDS encoding peptide deformylase yields the protein MAVREVLQLGNPLLREVSEPVEDPTSPEVARIVEDLRDTLAHWRATTTYGRGIAAPQIGVLKRIVFLNLPELGPWPLINPTITAKSPETMVVWDACLSFLSIFMQVERHREVTVRYQDLRGTWHEVRAGEAHNLSELLQHEIDHLDGILAIDRVVDVKTIVTRQEFERRYRAHSPYAR from the coding sequence ATGGCGGTACGCGAGGTGCTGCAACTGGGCAACCCCCTCCTGCGCGAGGTTTCCGAACCGGTCGAGGACCCCACGAGCCCCGAGGTCGCGCGGATCGTGGAGGACCTGCGGGACACCCTCGCGCACTGGCGCGCGACCACGACGTACGGCCGGGGGATCGCCGCACCGCAGATAGGCGTCCTTAAACGCATCGTCTTCCTGAACCTGCCCGAGCTCGGTCCCTGGCCCTTGATCAACCCCACCATCACCGCGAAAAGCCCGGAAACGATGGTGGTCTGGGACGCTTGCTTGAGCTTCCTCTCGATTTTCATGCAGGTCGAGCGGCACCGCGAGGTCACCGTGCGGTACCAGGACCTTCGCGGGACCTGGCACGAGGTGCGGGCTGGCGAGGCGCACAACCTCTCCGAGCTTTTGCAGCACGAGATCGATCACTTGGACGGCATCCTGGCGATCGATCGCGTGGTGGACGTGAAAACGATCGTTACGCGCCAGGAGTTCGAGCGCCGCTACCGCGCGCACAGCCCCTACGCCCGCTAA
- a CDS encoding HD-GYP domain-containing protein, with the protein MRLKVPLAPPKVLGYIGFLFLAFLALDFALYQFLPRATSYHWYDVFFWGLIVLWAKQIKVPLPFNASISHLFIIALAAVVLFPAWVPPLLVFIFAFDKDFGKPHYPWYKDLFNRTQNGIATSLAALVYYTFTQVLPLSAGGYDLSAGVGISLAAFTFFIINITLVSVAIHLATGATFRKIWTENVSWLALSYLLLSPVSLLLARLYSADPPLLGGWGGFSVLLFLIPLYYSRYHWDEFVKLREAFDSTIELLMKALDAKDPFTRMHSERVTAIAVDLAKAAGIDEIERKKIELGSKIHDIGKIGIPDAVLLKPTRLTEEEFRIIKSHPERGVFLLKPAERYLGEVFPIIKHHHERWDGRGYPDGLAGHEIPLWARIVALADAYEAMTAGRPYQKAKTPEEAMQEILDLAGIQFDPKLARLFHEIWKTDPIWKDREVFLQATASSLPFLEPSAPEDSP; encoded by the coding sequence ATGCGGTTAAAAGTTCCGTTAGCTCCTCCGAAAGTATTGGGCTACATCGGCTTCCTATTCCTCGCCTTCCTCGCGCTGGACTTCGCGCTTTATCAGTTCCTGCCCCGGGCCACCAGCTATCACTGGTACGACGTCTTCTTCTGGGGCTTGATCGTCCTGTGGGCCAAGCAAATCAAAGTGCCCCTCCCCTTCAACGCCTCCATCTCCCACCTGTTCATCATCGCCCTCGCGGCCGTGGTCCTCTTCCCCGCCTGGGTCCCGCCCCTGCTCGTCTTCATCTTCGCCTTCGATAAAGATTTCGGGAAACCCCATTACCCCTGGTACAAGGACCTGTTCAACCGCACGCAAAACGGCATAGCCACCAGCCTCGCGGCCCTGGTGTACTACACGTTCACCCAGGTCCTGCCCCTCAGCGCGGGCGGGTACGACCTCAGCGCCGGCGTAGGCATCTCCCTCGCTGCCTTCACCTTCTTCATCATCAATATCACCCTAGTCTCCGTAGCCATTCACCTGGCCACCGGCGCCACCTTCCGGAAGATCTGGACAGAAAACGTCAGCTGGCTGGCCCTCAGCTACCTCCTCCTCTCCCCCGTCTCCCTCCTCCTCGCCCGCCTCTACAGCGCCGACCCGCCCCTCCTCGGCGGATGGGGCGGGTTCTCGGTCCTGCTCTTCCTCATCCCCCTCTACTACTCCCGGTACCACTGGGACGAGTTCGTCAAGCTCCGCGAGGCCTTCGACAGCACCATCGAACTCCTCATGAAGGCCCTGGACGCCAAAGACCCCTTCACCCGCATGCACTCCGAACGCGTCACCGCCATCGCCGTGGACCTCGCTAAAGCCGCCGGCATCGACGAAATCGAACGCAAAAAGATCGAGCTCGGCAGCAAGATCCACGACATCGGCAAGATTGGCATCCCCGACGCCGTCCTCCTCAAACCCACCCGCCTCACCGAGGAGGAGTTCCGCATCATCAAAAGCCACCCCGAGCGCGGGGTTTTTCTGCTTAAACCCGCCGAGCGCTACCTCGGCGAGGTCTTCCCCATCATCAAGCACCACCACGAGCGCTGGGACGGCCGCGGCTACCCCGACGGCCTCGCCGGCCACGAAATCCCCTTGTGGGCGCGCATCGTCGCTCTCGCCGACGCCTACGAGGCCATGACCGCCGGCCGCCCCTACCAAAAAGCCAAGACCCCCGAGGAAGCCATGCAGGAAATCCTCGACCTTGCCGGCATCCAGTTCGACCCCAAGCTGGCCCGGCTCTTCCACGAGATCTGGAAGACCGACCCCATCTGGAAGGACCGGGAGGTCTTCCTCCAGGCCACCGCCTCGAGCCTCCCGTTCCTCGAGCCCTCCGCCCCCGAGGACTCCCCCTAG